Proteins encoded within one genomic window of Flavobacterium sp. NG2:
- a CDS encoding BamA/TamA family outer membrane protein has product MKQFTTFFFIIGFAFSASCQNFHLILNGSTTIEKRLIDSITYQKKHKEAKSVNDEVNKVSDKLSKIGYIENQLIHFAKKNDTTYVGEFSIGEQIKYVHIHLKHIPKQNDIISLVEKDSLIIPYIEIEDFLSQTLKKAEQKGFALTKLNLSKIQKKGTILYAELELKTDNERTINTIVAKYAEENRKAELPKGHLKQINSKYNKQIFNKNTIQKIHKDFEKFRFVNQIKYPEILLLKDSTKVYVYLEKRKSNNFDGFVGFTTNENSKVIFSGYLDLTLENTLKAGEQFSLYWKSDGNDQKTFRTNLEVPYIFNSNIGIKAQINIFKQDSIFQNTKTSFDLGYLVNYNTRIYLGYQATESSDIQNTNSNNIQDYKNSFITSKLEYSKFDYDIPLFPDKTKIRFTTGFGKRTNNTAFVSESNKQYYIDLNASHTIEINNKNHFNINSQNFYLNSNNFLVNELFRFGGTNSIRGFAENSLQAEYMSAIMTEYRFIASPNLYLHSIIDYSIYKDPFSTLKKIETLTGIGIGIGLQTKNGLLKLTLANGIDKNQKTDINNTIISLKFNITF; this is encoded by the coding sequence TTGAAACAATTCACTACATTCTTTTTTATTATTGGCTTTGCTTTTTCAGCATCTTGCCAAAATTTTCATTTAATTTTAAATGGAAGCACCACAATCGAGAAAAGATTAATTGACTCAATCACCTACCAAAAAAAACACAAAGAGGCCAAATCTGTAAATGACGAGGTGAATAAAGTTTCAGATAAATTATCTAAAATTGGCTACATAGAAAACCAATTAATCCATTTTGCAAAAAAAAACGACACTACCTATGTCGGAGAATTTTCAATTGGAGAACAAATTAAATACGTACATATACATCTAAAACATATTCCAAAACAAAACGATATAATTAGTCTTGTAGAGAAAGACAGTTTAATCATACCATACATTGAAATAGAAGATTTCCTAAGTCAAACCTTAAAAAAAGCAGAACAAAAAGGGTTTGCATTAACAAAACTCAACCTTAGTAAAATTCAAAAAAAAGGAACTATTTTATATGCAGAGCTAGAACTCAAAACAGATAACGAAAGAACAATTAATACAATTGTTGCAAAATACGCAGAGGAAAACAGAAAAGCCGAACTACCTAAAGGCCATCTTAAACAAATTAATTCAAAATATAATAAACAAATATTTAACAAAAATACTATTCAAAAAATACATAAAGACTTTGAGAAATTTCGCTTTGTAAACCAAATCAAATATCCTGAAATTTTACTACTTAAAGACAGTACCAAAGTCTATGTTTATCTAGAAAAAAGAAAATCAAATAATTTTGACGGATTCGTAGGGTTTACAACAAATGAAAATAGCAAAGTCATCTTTAGTGGTTATCTGGATTTAACTCTCGAAAACACTCTAAAAGCAGGGGAACAATTTTCTTTATACTGGAAAAGTGATGGTAATGACCAAAAAACTTTTCGAACAAATCTTGAGGTACCCTATATTTTCAATTCAAACATTGGAATTAAAGCACAAATTAATATTTTTAAACAGGACAGTATCTTTCAAAACACAAAAACCTCCTTCGATTTAGGCTACCTTGTCAACTATAACACACGTATTTACTTAGGCTATCAAGCTACGGAGTCCAGTGACATCCAAAACACTAACAGTAACAACATTCAAGACTACAAAAATTCTTTCATTACATCTAAATTAGAGTACTCAAAATTCGATTATGACATTCCATTATTCCCTGATAAAACCAAGATTAGATTCACAACTGGATTTGGAAAAAGAACCAACAATACAGCCTTTGTAAGCGAATCGAATAAACAATATTATATTGACCTAAACGCATCACACACTATTGAAATCAACAATAAGAACCACTTTAATATCAATAGCCAAAACTTCTATCTAAATAGCAACAATTTCCTAGTCAATGAATTATTCCGTTTTGGTGGCACTAATTCCATTAGAGGCTTTGCCGAAAATAGTCTACAAGCAGAATACATGAGTGCCATTATGACCGAATACCGATTCATAGCCTCCCCTAATTTATACCTCCATTCTATTATTGATTATTCCATCTACAAAGACCCTTTTTCAACTTTAAAAAAAATAGAAACTTTAACTGGCATCGGAATAGGTATTGGACTACAAACCAAGAATGGACTTCTAAAATTAACATTAGCCAATGGAATTGATAAAAATCAAAAAACAGACATCAACAACACCATAATCAGCTTAAAATTTAACATTACATTCTAA